In Marinibacterium anthonyi, the DNA window TTGACCCCCAATGAAGACGGAGACAGGAATGACTGATTTCACCATGGCCAAGGGCGACGATGGCGTCGCCGTGATCACCTGGGACGTGCCCGAGAAGTCGATGAACGTGATGTCGATGCACGGGCTGCGGGAGCTGAGCGACCTGGTCGACGACGCCCTGGCCGACGAGGCGGTCAAGGGCATCGTCATCACGTCGGGCAAGGACGGATCCTTTGCCGGCGGGATGGACCTGAACATCCTGGCGCGGATGAAGGAAGACGCCGGGGACGAGCCCGCCAGGGGCCTGTTCGACGGCATCATGCAGATGCATGCCCTGCTGCGCAAGATCGAGCTGGCGGGGATGGATTTCAAGACCAAGAAGGGCGGCAAACCGGTGGCCGCCGCCCTGCCCGGCACCGCCGCCGGCATCGGGCTGGAACTGCCGCTGGCCACGCACCGGATCTTCGTGGCCGACAACCCCAAGGCGCGCCTTGGCCTGCCCGAGATCCTGGTCGGCATCTTCCCCGGCGCGGGCGGCACCACGCGGCTGGTGCGCAAGCTGGGCGCGATGGGGGCGTCGCAATTCCTGCTGGAAGGCAAGATGGTCGACCCGAAGAAGGCGAAATCCGCCGGGCTGATCGACGAGGTGGTGACCGATCCGCTGGCCGCCGCGAAGGACTGGGTGCTGAACGCCAAGCCCGCCGACCTGGTCAAACCCTGGGACGCCAAGGGCTACAAGATGCCCGGCGGCGCGCCCTATCACCCCTCGGGTTTCATGACCTTCGTTGGCGCCAACGCCATGGTGCATGGCAAGACCCAGGGCGCGTTTCCCGCGCCCAAGGCGCTGCTGTCGGCGGTCTACGAAGGCGCGCTGGTCGATTTCGACACCGCGCTGAAGATCGAAGCGCGCTGGTTCACCAACGTGCTGATGAACCCGTCGTCGGGCGCGATGATCCGGTCGCTGTTCCTGAACAAGGAGGCGCTGGAAAAAGGCGCCGTGCGGCCCGCCGGCGTGCCGGACCAGAGCGTGAAGAAACTGGGCGTGCTGGGCGCCGGCATGATGGGCGCGGGCATCGCGCTGGTCTCGGCCCAGGCGGGGATCGAGGTCGTGCTGATCGACCGCGACCAGGCGGCCGCCGACAAGGGCAAGGCCTATGCCGAAACCTACGCCGACAAGGGCATCAAGCGGGGCAAGTCCACGCCCGAGAAGAAGGCGGCGATGCTGGACCTGATCACTGCCACCCCGGACCTGGACCAGCTGAAGGGCTGCGACCTGATCATCGAGGCGGTGTTCGAGGACCCCAAGGTCAAGGCCGAGATGACCCAAAAGGTCGAGGCGATCATCCCCGCCGATTGCATCTTTGCGTCGAACACCTCGACCCTGCCGATCACCGAACTGGCCAAGGCCAGCGCGCGGCAGGAGCAGTTCATCGGCATCCACTTCTTCTCGCCGGTGGAAAGGATGCTGCTGGTCGAAATCATCAAGGGCGCGAACACCGGTGACCGCGCCGTGGCCAAGGCGCTGGATTACGTGCGCCAGATCCGCAAGACGCCCATCGTGGTCAACGACGCGCGCTTCTTCTACGCCAACCGCTGCATCATCCCCTACATGAACGAGATGCTGCGCATGATCACCGAAGGCGTGGCCATGCCGCTGATCGATCACGCGGCGCAGCAGCTGGGCTTCCCGGTGGGTCCCGTGCAGCTGAACGACGAGACCTCGATCGACCTGGGCGCAAAGATCGCGCGCGCGACCAGGGCGGCGATGGGCAATGCCTACCCCGACAATCCGGGCGACGATCTGATCTTCTGGATGGAAGACCAGGGGCGGCTGGGCCGCAAGGCAAAGGCCGGGTTCTTCGATTATGACGAGACCGGCAAGCGACAGGGCTACTGGCACGGGATCTACGACAAGTACCCGCTGCTGGATCAGCAGCCCGACCTGATCGAGGTGCAGGAACGGCTGATGTTCATCCAGGCGCTGGAAGCGGTGCGCGCGCTGGAAGAAGGCGTTCTGATGGACATCCGCGAAGGCGACGTGGGCGCGATCCTGGGCTGGGGCTTCGCGCCCTGGTCCGGTGGGCCGCTGTCGTGGATCGACATCATCGGCACGCCCTATGCCGCCGAAAGATGCGACGCGCTGACGGCGCAATACGGCGACCGGTTCGCCTGCCCGCCGCTCTTGCGCGAGATGGCGGAGAAGGGGCAAAGCTTCTACGGACGCTTCAACCCCGCCGCGGCCAAGGCCGCCTGACACCGAAAGGTATCGCGATGACCACGCTTCCCTGGCCGGCCGTCGCGATCCTCCTGGGCACGACCCTGGGCGCGGCGGGTCTCGCCGCGCTTCTCGGCCCCGCCGCCGCGATCCCCGCGCTGTTCGGCGCCGTCGCGGGCCTTGGCGGCGCCTTCGTTTCGCCCGGCGATCGGTCCCTCGGCCCGGTGATGGCCGGACTGGTGACGCTGGGCCTGCTGCTTGTGCATCCTTCGGTCCCGGTCTTGTGGCTGATCGCCCTGGGCCTGTGCGCCCTGGCGGGCCTGGAATCCGTCCGCTCCGGCGGGCGGGCCATGGTGCTGGTGATCTACGCCTGCCTCGGCCTGCACCTGATCGCCGCCATGCCGCCGATCGCCACCTCCGCCCCCGTGGCGGGCGCGGCCATGCTGGTCGGCTGGGGCGTCGCGCGGATCACCGGGCTGGCCGGCCAGGCGGCGCAACCGCCCGGACCGCCGTTCCACGGGGTGATGCTGGCGCTTTACCTCGCGATCGGGCTGGCGCTGGCGCTGCTGGTCATGCACCTGATGAAAAGCCCCTTCGCCCATTGGGTCGCCCTGATCTTCATCATGCGGGCCCTGGCGCCGTTGGACATGACCACAAGGACCACCCTGCAATTCGGCCTCGGCGCCACCATCGGCTGCCTCGCCGCCATGGCCCTGATCGCCATCGGACCGCCCAAACCCGTCCTCCTGGCGCTTTGCGTGCCTGCGGTGATCGCCGCGCTGCGCCTGCT includes these proteins:
- the fadJ gene encoding Fatty acid oxidation complex subunit alpha, translated to MTDFTMAKGDDGVAVITWDVPEKSMNVMSMHGLRELSDLVDDALADEAVKGIVITSGKDGSFAGGMDLNILARMKEDAGDEPARGLFDGIMQMHALLRKIELAGMDFKTKKGGKPVAAALPGTAAGIGLELPLATHRIFVADNPKARLGLPEILVGIFPGAGGTTRLVRKLGAMGASQFLLEGKMVDPKKAKSAGLIDEVVTDPLAAAKDWVLNAKPADLVKPWDAKGYKMPGGAPYHPSGFMTFVGANAMVHGKTQGAFPAPKALLSAVYEGALVDFDTALKIEARWFTNVLMNPSSGAMIRSLFLNKEALEKGAVRPAGVPDQSVKKLGVLGAGMMGAGIALVSAQAGIEVVLIDRDQAAADKGKAYAETYADKGIKRGKSTPEKKAAMLDLITATPDLDQLKGCDLIIEAVFEDPKVKAEMTQKVEAIIPADCIFASNTSTLPITELAKASARQEQFIGIHFFSPVERMLLVEIIKGANTGDRAVAKALDYVRQIRKTPIVVNDARFFYANRCIIPYMNEMLRMITEGVAMPLIDHAAQQLGFPVGPVQLNDETSIDLGAKIARATRAAMGNAYPDNPGDDLIFWMEDQGRLGRKAKAGFFDYDETGKRQGYWHGIYDKYPLLDQQPDLIEVQERLMFIQALEAVRALEEGVLMDIREGDVGAILGWGFAPWSGGPLSWIDIIGTPYAAERCDALTAQYGDRFACPPLLREMAEKGQSFYGRFNPAAAKAA